The following are encoded together in the Patagioenas fasciata isolate bPatFas1 chromosome 7, bPatFas1.hap1, whole genome shotgun sequence genome:
- the ITGB2 gene encoding integrin beta-2, with translation MLRNCCLQLPVVTWVLLLVTTVSATECPKIKVGTCNDCIQSGPDCAWCKKPGFTKAGEPDSVRCDTVEQLQQRGCPQDEIQFPTSNAMRTQNSPLSSDIQLSPQAVHLKLRIGQPAVFEVKFRRAMGYPIDLYYLMDLSYSMLDDLEKVKKLGGELLRALESTTPSRRIGFGSFVDKTVLPFVNTHPEKLQNPCPNKDTPCQPPFAYKHILSLTDDAKKFESEVGKQFISGNLDAPEGGLDAMMQAAVCGDLIGWRNVTRLLVYATDDGFHFAGDGKLGAILTPNDGQCHLEDNMYKKSNEFDYPSVGQLVQKLAENNIQPIFAVTSKMVDVYKKLSEMIPKSAVGELNEDSSNIIELIQEAYNNLSSRIILEHGTLPDVLEVKYDSICSQGNVISDEARGQCDNVKINEEITFRVKVTAKECIKSQSFTIRPLGFTDTLTVHLDSNCNCSCDEQPDPTACSGKGSVVCGICSCNPGYMGKNCECDTKGKTSKELEGSCRRDNSSVICSGLGDCVCGECICHTSDVPDRKIYGPFCECDNMNCEFFNGSLCGGKDRGTCNCGECECKPEYQGSACQCKKSTENCLNSRKNECSLRGTCHCNRCQCRGQYQPPFCLECPSCPSPCDRYVSCVECKAFESGPFAKNCTQACPNIRTAEESTEESKQCKEKDSNNCWISFRMVQDDGEEMYTVIVDPNKECPEPPNIALIVGGTIAGVALIGLVLLLIWRLLMELFDRREYRRFEKEKSKAKWNDADNPLFKSATTTVVNPRFNGE, from the exons TCTCTGCCACGGAGTGCCCCAAGATCAAGGTGGGGACGTGCAACGACTGCATCCAGTCTGGTCCTGACTGTGCCTGGTGCAAGAAGCCG GGTTTCACCAAAGCTGGTGAGCCGGACTCTGTCCGCTGCGACACTgtggagcagctgcagcagagggGATGCCCGCAGGACGAGATTCAGTTTCCAACCAGCAATGCTATGAGGACACAGAACAGTCCCTTAAGCAGCGACATACAGCTGAGTCCCCAGGCTGTGCACCTGAAACTGCGGATAG GCCAGCCCGCTGTTTTCGAGGTGAAGTTTCGCCGTGCCATGGGGTACCCCATCGATCTCTACTACCTCATGGACCTGTCCTACTCCATGTTGGATGACCTGGAGAAGgtgaagaagctgggaggggagctGCTCAGAGCCTTGGAGAGCACTACCCCTTCTCGACGCATAG GGTTTGGCTCCTTCGTGGACAAGACAGTGCTGCCCTTCGTGAACACGCACCCTGAGAAGCTGCAGAACCCCTGCCCCAACAAGGACACTCCATGCCAGCCTCCCTTCGCCTACAAGCACATCCTCTCGCTGACTGATGATGCCAAGAAGTTCGAGAGCGAAGTGGGGAAGCAGTTCATCTCAGGGAACCTGGATGCCCCGGAGGGGGGGCTGGACGCCATGATGCAGGCAGCGGTGTGCGGG GACTTGATCGGCTGGCGCAACGTGACCCGCTTGCTGGTGTACGCTACCGATGACGGCTTCCACTTTGCTGGTGATGGCAAGCTTGGGGCCATCCTGACCCCCAATGACGGCCAGTGCCACTTGGAGGACAACATGTACAAAAAGAGCAATGAGTTT GACTACCCCTCTGTTGGCCAGCTGGTCCAGAAACTTGCTGAAAACAACATTCAGCCCATTTTTGCTGTTACCAGTAAGATGGTGGATGTTTACAAG AAACTCAGTGAGATGATCCCGAAGTCAGCAGTGGGAGAGCTGAACGAGGACTCCAGCAACATCATTGAACTCATCCAGGAAGCCTACAAT AACCTCTCCTCACGGATCATCCTGGAACACGGCACCCTGCCAGATGTCCTGGAGGTCAAATATGACTCTATATGCAGTCAGGGCAATGTCATCTCGGATGAAGCCAGAGGGCAGTGTGACAACGTCAAGATCAATGAAGAG ATCACCTTCAGAGTGAAGGTCACAGCCAAGGAGTGCATCAAAAGCCAGTCCTTCACCATCCGGCCCCTGGGCTTCACGGACACCCTCACTGTCCACCTGGACAGCAACTGCAACTGCAGCTGCGACGAGCAGCCCGACCCGACCGCCTGCAGTGGGAAAGGCAGCGTCGTCTGCGGGATCTGCAG CTGCAACCCAGGCTACATGGGGAAGAACTGCGAGTGCGACACCAAAGGCAAgaccagcaaggagctggagggcAGCTGCAGGAGGGACAACAGCTCGGTCATCTGCTCGGGGCTGGGGGACTGCGTGTGCggggagtgcatctgccacaccagCGACGTGCCCGACAGGAAGATCTACGGCCCCTTCTGCGAGTGCGACAACATGAACTGCGAGTTTTTCAACGGCTCCCTCTGCGGTGGCAAAG ATCGCGGGACGTGCAACTGTGGGGAGTGCGAGTGCAAGCCCGAGTACCAGGGCAGCGCCTGTCAGTGCAAGAAGTCCACGGAGAACTGCTTGAACAGCCGCAAGAACGAGTGCAGCCTCCGTGGGACCTGCCACTGCAACCGCTGCCAGTGCCGGGGGCAGTACCAGCCCCCCTTCTGCCTGGAGTGCCCCAGCTGCCCCTCGCCCTGCGACAGATACGT CTCCTGCGTGGAGTGCAAGGCCTTCGAGAGCGGCCCCTTCGCGAAGAACTGCACCCAGGCCTGCCCCAACATCCGGACAGCTGAGGAATCGACGGAGGAGAGCAAGCAGTGCAAGGAGAAGGACTCCAACAACTGCTGGATTTCCTTCCGCATGGTCCAGGATGACGGCGAGGAGATGTACACTGTCATCGTCGACCCTAACAAAG aGTGTCCGGAGCCTCCCAACATCGCACTGATCGTGGGAGGTACCATCGCTGGCGTGGCCCTCATTGGCCTGGTGCTCCTGCTGATCTGGCGGCTCTTGATGGAGCTGTTTGACCGCCGAGAATACCGCCGGTTTGAGAAGGAGAAGTCCAAGGCCAAGTGGAATGAT GCTGATAATCCCCTCTTCAAGAGTGCCACCACCACGGTCGTGAACCCCAGGTTCAATGGGGAATGA